The Micromonospora sp. Llam0 genome contains a region encoding:
- the moaA gene encoding GTP 3',8-cyclase MoaA gives MASSARPADGRLTDRYGRVATDLRVSLTDRCNLRCSYCMPPEGLPWLPSPDILTDDEVIRLIGIAVRRLGVTEVRFTGGEPLLRPGLTRIVAAAAALRPRPVLSLTTNGIGLDRLAPGLRAAGLDRVNVSLDTLDPQRFAQLAHRRRLPDVLAGLAGAATAGLTPVKINAVLLRGVNDDEAPALLRYALSHGYELRFIEQMPLDAQQSWDRDRMVTAAEILDALRAEFTLLPDPAERGAAPAETWLVAGAERPHGGPARVGVIGTVTRPFCGDCDRTRLTADGQVRDCLFARKESDLRGALRAGADDDELAGRWRRAMAGKLAGHGIDDPTFLQPARPMSAIGG, from the coding sequence ATGGCATCGAGCGCACGGCCCGCCGACGGCCGGCTCACCGACCGCTACGGGCGGGTCGCCACCGACCTGCGGGTGTCCCTGACCGACCGGTGCAACCTGCGCTGCTCCTACTGCATGCCGCCGGAGGGTCTGCCCTGGCTGCCCAGCCCGGACATTCTGACCGACGACGAGGTAATCCGGCTGATCGGCATCGCGGTGCGTCGGCTCGGGGTGACCGAGGTGCGGTTCACCGGTGGCGAGCCGCTGCTGCGACCCGGGCTGACCCGGATCGTCGCCGCAGCGGCGGCGCTGCGGCCCCGGCCGGTGCTGTCGCTGACCACCAACGGGATCGGTCTGGACCGGTTGGCGCCCGGCCTGCGTGCCGCCGGCCTGGACCGGGTGAACGTGTCGTTGGACACCCTCGACCCGCAGCGGTTCGCCCAGTTGGCGCACCGCCGTCGGCTGCCCGACGTGCTCGCCGGGCTGGCCGGCGCGGCGACGGCCGGGCTGACCCCGGTCAAGATCAACGCGGTGCTGCTGCGCGGGGTCAACGACGACGAGGCCCCGGCGCTGCTGCGGTACGCCCTGAGCCACGGCTACGAGCTGCGCTTCATCGAGCAGATGCCGCTGGACGCGCAGCAGTCCTGGGACCGCGACCGGATGGTCACCGCCGCCGAGATTCTTGACGCGCTGCGGGCCGAGTTCACCCTGCTGCCGGATCCCGCCGAGCGGGGTGCCGCACCGGCCGAGACCTGGCTGGTGGCGGGTGCCGAGCGGCCACACGGCGGCCCGGCCCGGGTCGGGGTGATCGGCACGGTGACCCGGCCGTTCTGCGGCGACTGCGACCGGACCCGGCTGACCGCCGACGGGCAGGTACGTGACTGTCTGTTCGCCCGGAAGGAGTCGGACCTGCGTGGCGCGTTGCGTGCCGGGGCCGACGACGACGAGTTGGCCGGTCGGTGGCGGCGGGCGATGGCCGGGAAGCTGGCCGGGCACGGCATAGACGATCCGACCTTCCTGCAGCCGGCACGC
- a CDS encoding fructosamine kinase family protein, with protein MDLAYLRAHPEHLPTFLTHQRIRETPVSGGSICAASRLTLDDGNSVFAKSWPERSARALPDGLFAAEAAGLRWLAAAGGAPVPAVLVALPQLLALEWVEPGDADPAAAERFGRELAVTHRAGAAGFGADWPGFIGALPQDNELVIDQPWSAWFGQRRLLPYLRMSVDNGALTAAETGLVEQVVDNIDGYGGDEPPARVHGDLWPGNLLWGADGRCRLVDPAAHGGHRETDLAQLALFGGAPHLDRILDAYQQQWPLADGWAARVPVHQLHLLLVHTALFGAAYRSAVADAARDALRS; from the coding sequence ATGGATCTGGCGTACCTGCGGGCCCACCCGGAGCACCTGCCGACCTTCCTCACCCATCAGCGGATCCGGGAGACGCCGGTCTCCGGCGGGTCGATCTGCGCGGCGAGCCGGCTCACCCTCGACGACGGCAACTCGGTGTTCGCCAAGTCCTGGCCCGAGCGGTCCGCCAGGGCGCTGCCGGACGGCCTGTTCGCCGCCGAGGCGGCCGGGTTGCGTTGGCTGGCCGCCGCCGGCGGGGCGCCGGTGCCGGCGGTGCTGGTGGCACTGCCGCAGCTGCTGGCCCTGGAGTGGGTCGAGCCGGGCGACGCGGACCCGGCCGCCGCCGAGCGGTTCGGCCGGGAGCTGGCGGTCACCCATCGGGCCGGCGCGGCCGGGTTCGGGGCGGACTGGCCGGGGTTCATCGGCGCGCTGCCGCAGGACAACGAACTGGTGATCGACCAGCCCTGGTCGGCCTGGTTCGGGCAGCGCCGGCTGCTGCCGTACCTGCGGATGTCGGTGGACAACGGCGCGCTGACCGCCGCCGAGACCGGCCTGGTCGAGCAGGTGGTCGACAACATCGACGGGTACGGCGGTGACGAGCCGCCCGCCCGCGTGCACGGCGACCTGTGGCCCGGCAACCTGCTCTGGGGCGCGGACGGGCGCTGCCGGCTGGTGGACCCGGCGGCGCACGGCGGGCATCGGGAGACCGACCTGGCGCAGTTGGCGCTGTTCGGCGGCGCCCCGCATCTGGACCGGATCCTCGACGCCTACCAGCAGCAGTGGCCGCTGGCCGACGGGTGGGCGGCCCGGGTGCCGGTGCACCAGCTGCATCTGTTGCTGGTGCACACCGCCCTGTTCGGGGCGGCGTACCGCTCGGCCGTCGCGGACGCGGCCCGCGACGCGCTGCGGAGCTGA
- a CDS encoding DUF4192 domain-containing protein, whose amino-acid sequence MTPTEPVPTPDSVPDPAADPAAGTAQGAALTVREPADLIAAVPYLIGFHPADSVVVVGMRDHTVVIAARADLPDDTVPAEVRAAATAQLTSIVDRQQVSAAVVLGYGPADTVDPVLRDTTEALRRQGTVLLDALRVADGRYWSSFCDDPTCCPPEGHRFDAQINPVAVAATVAGQVALPDRAALRRQVEPVTGPARVAMRAATERARTRRSALVDHAPPADLLGARTLRRAGEKTVRMLLERQGRGIAPTDDDIAWLSLLLTDLEVRDYAWERVTDELWQVTFWQDVARRAEPELAAGPASLLSFAAWRAGNGALARVALDRALDAEPGYSMAKLMDDVLVRGIPPAALGPWPKPDRSGRKGRSDTRPRRRPDGERLDRARPAGRRRP is encoded by the coding sequence ATGACACCTACCGAACCGGTACCCACCCCCGATTCCGTTCCCGACCCGGCTGCTGACCCGGCTGCCGGGACGGCCCAGGGCGCCGCGCTCACCGTCCGCGAGCCCGCCGACCTGATCGCCGCCGTGCCCTACCTGATCGGCTTCCACCCCGCCGACAGCGTGGTGGTGGTCGGGATGCGTGACCACACGGTCGTCATCGCCGCCCGCGCCGACCTGCCCGACGACACGGTCCCGGCCGAGGTCCGGGCGGCGGCGACCGCCCAGCTGACCTCTATCGTCGATCGCCAGCAGGTCAGCGCCGCCGTCGTGCTCGGCTACGGTCCGGCCGACACCGTCGACCCGGTCCTGCGGGACACCACCGAGGCGCTGCGCCGGCAGGGCACCGTGCTGCTCGACGCGCTGCGGGTGGCCGACGGGCGCTACTGGTCCTCCTTCTGTGACGACCCGACCTGCTGCCCGCCGGAGGGCCACCGTTTCGACGCTCAGATCAACCCGGTCGCGGTCGCGGCCACCGTCGCCGGGCAGGTCGCCCTGCCCGACCGGGCCGCGCTGCGCCGCCAGGTGGAACCGGTCACCGGCCCGGCCCGGGTGGCGATGCGGGCCGCCACCGAGCGTGCCCGGACCCGCCGCTCCGCGCTGGTCGACCACGCCCCGCCGGCCGACCTGCTCGGTGCCCGCACCCTGCGCCGGGCCGGGGAGAAGACGGTACGGATGCTGCTGGAGCGGCAGGGTCGGGGCATCGCCCCGACCGACGACGACATCGCCTGGCTCAGCCTGCTGCTGACCGACCTGGAGGTGCGCGACTACGCCTGGGAGCGGGTCACCGACGAGCTGTGGCAGGTCACCTTCTGGCAGGACGTCGCCCGCCGGGCCGAGCCGGAGCTGGCCGCCGGGCCGGCCAGCCTGCTCTCCTTCGCCGCCTGGCGGGCCGGCAACGGGGCCCTGGCCCGGGTCGCCCTCGACCGGGCGCTCGACGCCGAGCCCGGCTACTCGATGGCCAAACTGATGGACGACGTGTTGGTTCGCGGCATCCCGCCGGCGGCGCTGGGTCCATGGCCCAAGCCGGACCGCAGCGGGCGTAAGGGCCGGTCGGACACCCGCCCGCGCCGTCGACCCGACGGCGAGCGGCTCGACCGGGCCCGCCCCGCCGGCCGACGCCGCCCGTGA
- the fdhD gene encoding formate dehydrogenase accessory sulfurtransferase FdhD — protein MGRTNERRTVLRIEAGGGSTRRIRRMDTVAGEEPLEIRVGPAGAARRAPLAVTMRTPGNDIDLAIGFLLTEGVIGAAEDVVTAQLCAGTDTDTPNTYNVVDVTLAGHVPPPQTDPTRNFYTTSSCGVCGKASIDAVRTRSRFDVAADRATFSPQTLVGLPDQLRAAQQGFDRTGGLHAAGLFTVDGQLRAVREDVGRHNAVDKLIGWAAREDLLPLRGHLLLVSGRASFELTQKAWMAGIPVLAAISAPSSLAVALAEEAGMTLVGFLRGSTMNIYAGADRLTD, from the coding sequence ATGGGCAGGACGAACGAGCGACGCACCGTACTGCGCATCGAGGCCGGCGGTGGGTCGACCCGGCGGATCCGCCGGATGGACACCGTCGCCGGGGAGGAGCCGCTGGAGATCCGGGTCGGCCCGGCCGGCGCGGCGCGACGTGCTCCGCTGGCCGTCACCATGCGTACGCCGGGGAACGACATCGACCTCGCGATCGGTTTCCTGCTGACCGAGGGTGTGATCGGGGCCGCCGAGGACGTGGTGACCGCCCAGCTGTGCGCCGGCACCGACACCGACACACCGAACACGTACAACGTGGTCGACGTGACGCTCGCCGGCCACGTCCCTCCGCCGCAGACCGACCCGACCCGCAACTTCTACACCACCAGTTCCTGCGGGGTGTGCGGCAAGGCGAGCATCGATGCCGTACGCACTCGGTCCCGGTTCGACGTGGCCGCCGACCGAGCCACGTTCAGCCCGCAGACCCTGGTCGGCCTGCCGGACCAGCTACGCGCCGCCCAGCAGGGCTTCGACCGCACAGGTGGGCTGCACGCCGCCGGCCTGTTCACCGTCGACGGGCAGCTCCGGGCGGTACGCGAGGACGTCGGCCGGCACAACGCCGTCGACAAGCTGATCGGCTGGGCGGCCCGGGAGGACCTGCTGCCGCTGCGCGGTCATCTGCTGCTGGTCTCCGGGCGGGCCAGCTTCGAGCTCACCCAGAAGGCGTGGATGGCGGGCATCCCGGTGCTCGCGGCGATCTCCGCCCCGAGCAGTCTGGCGGTCGCCCTCGCCGAGGAGGCGGGGATGACCCTGGTCGGGTTCCTGCGCGGATCGACGATGAACATCTACGCGGGCGCCGACCGCCTCACCGACTGA
- a CDS encoding type II toxin-antitoxin system VapC family toxin, producing the protein MEEGRRVLVPSVVIGQAWRDTRRQVQLGRFLSSCEIVPVGLELAKSAGVLCGKAGTRDVVDASVVTIALACGAIVFTSDPEDIAHLSAASDVKPELVVRRL; encoded by the coding sequence GTGGAGGAAGGGCGACGTGTGCTCGTCCCTTCCGTCGTGATCGGCCAGGCTTGGCGAGATACCCGCCGGCAGGTCCAGCTCGGACGGTTCCTGAGCAGCTGCGAAATCGTGCCAGTCGGTCTGGAGCTGGCCAAATCAGCCGGGGTGTTGTGCGGGAAGGCTGGTACCCGTGACGTGGTCGATGCCAGCGTGGTCACCATCGCGCTTGCCTGCGGCGCGATCGTCTTCACCAGCGACCCGGAGGACATCGCGCACCTGTCGGCTGCCTCGGACGTCAAGCCAGAGCTGGTCGTCCGCCGCCTCTGA
- a CDS encoding helix-turn-helix transcriptional regulator, whose amino-acid sequence MAVKRRRFVERRKALGFSQETLAEKIGVDRTTIARLEHGVTTPYPYTRLKLCKILEVTAEQLDHWLMGGDEDMSPPVPTPRPTAAGPGPVRSEPTGVLDDMHRRELLRLISVAGALTALPTGNHGAALLPATLAHEAGDLDQYAELNAHLWQVFGLTRPKRLVYPLVQEQAAVLVDRLDRARTGAEHRRLCVLACDLFQLAGEIFFDADQYAEAAHCYSLAASAGRESRSYDRWACALTRQAFVNLYDQQYSRAVTVLDAAARIAQRGDSQLSTRHWVAAVQAQAFAGLGDREACEHALDTAEQVHGLNGPVSPGGWLRFDGSRIREERGACHLALGQVDLAERALFAASDGTMSPRRRGGILADLALLSAQRTDIDRMLRYGSEAVGIAEQTHSVGYLGRKVQGFQRQLTPALLADAQVAQLNDRITGLLTAAA is encoded by the coding sequence GTGGCAGTCAAGCGCCGCCGGTTCGTCGAGCGTCGGAAGGCGCTCGGTTTCAGCCAGGAGACTCTCGCCGAGAAGATCGGCGTGGACCGTACGACGATCGCCCGACTCGAACACGGCGTCACCACCCCCTATCCGTATACGCGGTTGAAGCTGTGCAAGATCCTGGAGGTAACGGCAGAGCAGCTCGACCACTGGCTAATGGGTGGGGACGAGGACATGTCCCCTCCTGTTCCTACACCTCGACCAACCGCCGCCGGCCCGGGTCCGGTCCGGTCAGAGCCGACGGGTGTACTCGACGACATGCATCGCCGCGAACTTCTCCGCCTGATAAGCGTCGCGGGTGCCCTCACGGCGCTACCAACTGGAAACCACGGGGCGGCTCTGCTCCCGGCAACCCTGGCCCATGAGGCCGGTGACCTGGATCAATACGCAGAACTCAACGCCCACCTGTGGCAGGTCTTCGGGCTGACCAGGCCCAAGCGCCTCGTCTACCCATTGGTCCAGGAGCAGGCCGCCGTACTGGTCGACCGGCTCGACCGGGCACGTACGGGGGCCGAGCACCGCAGGCTGTGCGTGCTGGCATGCGACCTGTTCCAACTGGCGGGCGAGATCTTTTTCGACGCCGACCAGTACGCCGAGGCTGCACATTGTTACTCGTTGGCGGCGTCGGCGGGTCGTGAGTCGCGTTCCTACGACCGCTGGGCCTGCGCCTTGACCCGGCAGGCGTTCGTCAACCTGTACGACCAGCAGTACAGCCGGGCCGTGACCGTGCTCGACGCCGCAGCACGGATCGCCCAACGTGGCGATAGTCAACTGTCCACCCGCCATTGGGTCGCAGCTGTGCAGGCTCAGGCGTTCGCAGGACTGGGCGACCGGGAAGCTTGCGAACACGCCTTGGATACCGCTGAGCAGGTGCACGGTCTCAACGGCCCGGTCAGTCCTGGTGGCTGGCTGCGTTTCGATGGAAGCCGGATACGTGAGGAGCGAGGCGCCTGTCACCTTGCATTGGGGCAGGTCGATCTGGCCGAGCGTGCGCTGTTTGCGGCCAGCGACGGCACGATGTCGCCGCGTCGTCGGGGTGGCATCCTGGCCGATCTTGCTTTGCTGAGCGCTCAACGTACCGACATCGATCGGATGCTCCGGTACGGCAGCGAAGCTGTCGGCATCGCCGAGCAGACCCACTCCGTCGGTTACCTGGGCCGGAAGGTGCAGGGCTTCCAGCGCCAACTCACGCCGGCCCTGTTGGCTGATGCTCAGGTCGCACAGCTGAACGACCGGATAACCGGCCTGCTGACGGCTGCAGCCTGA
- a CDS encoding A24 family peptidase, whose amino-acid sequence MITGNERPIGTGSTPAPAGRRPGQAGKLLRVLLVLPLLRRAAAVHSVAPGEPWRTGCPRCGTPLGAAGPAGSLPPMASLSPLARCGGCGARVGPPPFAVEVVAVAALAALVSAGHPWPVLLALIWWAAWMVPLVFVDLAVHRLPDRLTYPAAAGTWALLGAAVLLGEPSDAWLRAVIAGTGVAALFAATTLVFGARGFGLGDAKLALSVGAVLGWFGWPMVLLGLLVAFVGSGGVAVVLLVARRIRWTQQLPFGPFLVLGAVVGVLLAGRLPAG is encoded by the coding sequence ATGATCACCGGCAACGAGCGCCCGATCGGGACCGGGTCGACACCGGCCCCTGCCGGGCGACGGCCCGGTCAGGCCGGCAAGCTGCTCCGCGTACTGCTGGTGCTGCCCTTGCTGCGCCGGGCTGCCGCCGTCCACTCGGTGGCACCCGGCGAACCGTGGCGGACCGGCTGTCCACGGTGCGGCACGCCGCTCGGCGCGGCCGGCCCGGCGGGGTCGCTGCCCCCCATGGCGTCGCTGTCCCCACTGGCCAGATGCGGCGGCTGCGGTGCCCGGGTCGGCCCGCCGCCGTTCGCCGTCGAGGTGGTCGCCGTCGCGGCGCTGGCAGCGTTGGTGTCCGCCGGCCATCCCTGGCCGGTCCTCCTGGCACTGATCTGGTGGGCGGCCTGGATGGTGCCGCTGGTCTTCGTCGACCTCGCGGTGCACCGGCTGCCGGACCGGCTCACCTACCCGGCCGCCGCCGGGACCTGGGCGCTGCTCGGTGCGGCGGTGCTGCTGGGTGAGCCGTCCGATGCCTGGCTGCGGGCCGTCATCGCCGGTACGGGCGTCGCGGCGCTGTTCGCCGCCACCACCCTGGTGTTCGGTGCCAGAGGGTTCGGGCTGGGTGACGCCAAACTGGCGCTCAGCGTCGGCGCGGTGCTCGGCTGGTTCGGTTGGCCGATGGTGCTGCTCGGGCTGCTGGTCGCCTTCGTGGGCTCGGGCGGCGTGGCGGTGGTCCTGCTGGTCGCCCGGCGGATCCGGTGGACCCAGCAGTTGCCGTTCGGGCCGTTCCTGGTGCTCGGAGCCGTCGTCGGGGTGCTGCTGGCCGGTCGACTGCCGGCGGGCTGA
- a CDS encoding SAF domain-containing protein: MTVATTRTGQGGVDAPVTPPKIVRQRRVRPGLLGLAVLLIALGGLGSAFAVTSVRSTGSYLAVARDVSVGTVLSADDLVTVQVAGGQAIKPVPASQLDQVVGLRAAVALVPGSLLTPAQLTNEPMIGPDQQQIAIGLRADQVPARQLNPGDKLILVGTPTRNASENAVTRFDATVIDVAADDRSGAIAYLALASRDVPAVVVLAAEDRIAVVLAPAA; the protein is encoded by the coding sequence ATGACCGTGGCGACGACTCGTACCGGCCAGGGCGGCGTCGACGCCCCGGTCACCCCGCCGAAGATCGTCCGGCAGCGACGGGTCCGGCCCGGCCTGCTCGGGCTGGCGGTGCTGCTGATCGCCCTCGGCGGGCTCGGGTCCGCCTTCGCGGTCACCTCGGTCCGGTCCACCGGCTCCTACCTGGCGGTCGCCCGGGACGTGTCGGTCGGTACGGTGCTGTCCGCCGACGACCTGGTGACCGTGCAGGTGGCCGGTGGGCAGGCGATCAAGCCGGTGCCGGCCAGCCAGCTCGACCAGGTCGTCGGGTTGCGGGCCGCGGTCGCCCTGGTGCCCGGCAGTCTGCTCACCCCGGCGCAGCTGACCAACGAGCCGATGATCGGGCCGGACCAGCAGCAGATCGCCATCGGGCTGCGGGCCGACCAGGTGCCGGCCCGGCAGCTGAACCCCGGCGACAAACTGATCCTCGTCGGCACCCCGACGCGTAACGCCAGTGAGAACGCGGTCACCAGGTTCGACGCGACCGTGATCGACGTGGCCGCCGACGACCGCAGCGGGGCCATCGCCTACCTGGCACTGGCCTCGCGGGACGTGCCGGCGGTGGTGGTGCTCGCCGCCGAGGACCGGATCGCGGTCGTGCTGGCCCCGGCGGCCTGA
- a CDS encoding ParA family protein — MAIVALVSAKGSPGVTTSALACTLSWHHRVVLAECDPAGGTLLAGYLGGALSGPRGIGELAVSELRDGNLEEAFWSQLVDLDAPHRERLLLPGVVDPTQIGSVTPLWQRFADFFVGLERGRPPYDVIVDCGRLYVANPPWPILRAATIVLVVAAAHLPDLSSARAAVTTIERDFAEHRVPPGSLRLLLVGDGHSRAEISKALQLPVISRLPADPRTAEVLSHGGTVKLNRPLLRAAGALEVPVRSLIERRQARLRWATPEGVPNAI; from the coding sequence ATGGCCATCGTCGCGCTCGTCTCCGCCAAGGGTTCCCCCGGCGTCACCACCAGCGCGCTCGCCTGCACGCTGTCCTGGCACCACCGGGTGGTGCTCGCCGAGTGCGATCCGGCCGGTGGGACGTTGCTGGCCGGCTACCTCGGCGGCGCCCTGTCGGGCCCGCGGGGGATCGGGGAACTGGCGGTCAGCGAGTTGCGCGACGGCAACCTGGAGGAGGCCTTCTGGAGCCAGCTGGTCGACCTGGACGCCCCCCACCGGGAGCGGCTGCTGCTGCCCGGCGTGGTCGACCCGACGCAGATCGGCAGCGTCACTCCGCTGTGGCAACGGTTCGCCGACTTCTTCGTCGGCCTCGAACGCGGCCGACCACCGTACGACGTGATCGTCGACTGTGGCCGTCTCTACGTCGCTAATCCACCGTGGCCGATCCTGCGGGCGGCGACGATCGTCCTGGTGGTGGCCGCCGCGCACCTGCCCGACCTGTCCAGCGCCCGCGCAGCGGTGACCACGATCGAGCGGGACTTCGCCGAGCACCGGGTGCCGCCCGGCTCACTGCGGCTGCTGCTGGTCGGTGACGGCCACAGCCGAGCCGAGATCAGCAAGGCCCTGCAGTTGCCGGTGATCTCCCGGTTGCCGGCCGACCCCCGTACCGCCGAGGTGCTCAGCCACGGCGGCACCGTCAAGCTCAACCGGCCGCTGCTGCGGGCGGCCGGCGCGTTGGAGGTCCCGGTCCGTTCGCTGATCGAGCGGCGCCAGGCCCGGCTGCGGTGGGCCACGCCGGAAGGGGTGCCGAATGCGATTTGA
- a CDS encoding CpaF family protein → MRFEPVLSDPRDESENGTGRPQRPARDRPDPLTSITPPLGPNGIPGEAAPGDAVPPAATRHSGVPLRPAQHGHSARHSWPLVVPVSAAPAAPPTARPAGAPRPGIQPGAVPATLPPVTPPPTVLAPANTPPATPDTTGTGALARPRTDFALVRELRRELSTRLTRWQRGREFTIDEEDVERARLAVAVVAEYADQVRRAGTPLTAYEERVLLDQVTAELVGLGRLQTLLVDDTIEEVHILGCDQVRITRRNGQVDWHDPIADSDDELVEILQAAARRAGATERSLSTSKPTLDLQLPDGSRLAAVYLVSHRPYAVIRKHNTLDISLDDVAGGRPDLDEMIDVLVRDFLRASMRAGLNIMVAGLAGAGKTTIIRALMDEIPPDEPYVLLEESRELLPARRTERHRAVMSFEAREGHGERGFDGRPAGEVSIADLIPVSLRMGVLRIIVGEVRSREIVPMLQAMTTSRGSMCTIHARTPSGVGERIVELALSHGREMTVDQARRMAGNALDLIVYVTVEDETGIGGRKHRFVSHVEEVIGVGEGGRIATTTVFGPGADGRAIPRHLPERIREQLLRVGYDARMLSRYIEAGVGAWRRPRHTVLRGHR, encoded by the coding sequence ATGCGATTTGAGCCAGTGCTGAGCGATCCCCGCGACGAGTCCGAAAACGGCACCGGCCGGCCGCAGCGGCCGGCCCGGGACCGGCCCGACCCGCTCACCTCGATCACCCCGCCGCTCGGTCCGAACGGCATCCCGGGCGAAGCCGCCCCGGGCGACGCCGTACCACCCGCCGCCACCCGGCACAGTGGCGTGCCACTGCGTCCCGCGCAGCACGGCCACAGCGCGCGGCACAGTTGGCCGCTGGTCGTCCCGGTCAGCGCAGCACCCGCCGCGCCGCCCACCGCCCGGCCCGCGGGCGCACCCCGGCCCGGCATCCAGCCCGGTGCAGTCCCGGCCACCCTGCCCCCGGTGACCCCGCCGCCGACCGTCCTGGCCCCGGCCAACACGCCGCCGGCCACCCCCGACACCACCGGCACCGGTGCGCTGGCCCGGCCGCGCACCGACTTCGCACTGGTCCGCGAGCTGCGCCGGGAGCTCAGCACCCGGCTCACCCGCTGGCAGCGGGGTCGCGAGTTCACCATCGACGAGGAGGACGTCGAGCGGGCGCGGCTCGCCGTCGCGGTCGTCGCCGAGTACGCCGACCAGGTCCGCCGGGCCGGCACCCCGCTCACCGCGTACGAGGAACGGGTGCTGCTCGACCAGGTCACCGCCGAACTCGTCGGGCTCGGCCGGCTGCAGACCCTGCTGGTCGACGACACCATCGAAGAAGTTCACATCCTCGGCTGCGACCAGGTGCGGATCACCCGCCGCAACGGGCAGGTCGACTGGCACGACCCGATCGCCGACAGCGACGACGAGCTGGTGGAGATCCTGCAGGCGGCCGCCCGGCGGGCCGGGGCCACCGAACGGTCGCTGTCCACCTCGAAGCCGACGCTGGACCTGCAACTGCCCGACGGCAGCCGGCTGGCCGCCGTCTACCTGGTCAGCCACCGCCCGTACGCGGTGATCCGCAAGCACAACACCCTGGACATCAGCCTCGACGACGTGGCCGGCGGCCGGCCCGACCTGGACGAGATGATCGACGTGCTGGTCCGCGACTTCCTGCGTGCGTCGATGCGGGCCGGGCTGAACATCATGGTCGCCGGGCTGGCCGGGGCCGGCAAGACCACCATCATCCGGGCGCTGATGGACGAGATCCCGCCGGACGAGCCGTACGTGCTGCTGGAGGAGAGCCGCGAGCTGCTGCCGGCCCGGCGTACCGAACGGCACCGGGCGGTGATGAGCTTCGAAGCCCGCGAGGGCCACGGCGAACGCGGTTTCGACGGCCGCCCGGCCGGTGAGGTGAGCATCGCCGACCTGATCCCGGTCTCGCTGCGGATGGGCGTACTGCGGATCATCGTCGGTGAGGTCCGGTCCCGGGAGATCGTGCCGATGCTGCAGGCGATGACCACCAGCCGTGGCTCGATGTGCACCATCCACGCCCGTACCCCGTCCGGGGTCGGTGAGCGGATCGTCGAGCTGGCCCTGTCGCACGGCCGGGAGATGACCGTCGACCAGGCCCGCCGGATGGCCGGCAACGCCCTCGATCTGATCGTCTACGTCACCGTCGAGGACGAGACCGGCATCGGCGGACGTAAGCACCGGTTCGTCTCGCACGTCGAGGAGGTGATCGGGGTCGGTGAGGGCGGCCGGATCGCCACCACCACCGTCTTCGGCCCGGGCGCGGACGGCCGGGCGATCCCCCGGCATCTGCCGGAACGGATCCGGGAGCAGTTGCTGCGGGTCGGCTACGACGCCCGGATGCTGTCCCGCTACATCGAGGCCGGCGTCGGCGCCTGGCGACGGCCGCGGCACACCGTCCTGCGGGGGCACCGGTGA
- a CDS encoding type II secretion system F family protein, giving the protein MPANIEVIAVVAGAACIGGLVLAVVALIGTSRPPGPPSRAGLLVRRLWLGSGASRREQRQHQALLVAAGLVGAFAFLITGLPVAGVLVAVAVPGAPWLFNVGKAERRAIARIEAVGEWTRRLKDVSGTGQGLQQAIIGTVSTAPEQINPEVRDLATRLQAGWLGRTALLAFADEIGDPVCDQVVAALILHLTDRGERLGDVLGSIANAAAAEVATRREVEAKRTQPRFAVRFLTVMTLLVLGYGLVNPDYMAPYGTPTGQLVMVSLGGLFVALLVWVRQMSIPPRPARFLAAPDPDEVLT; this is encoded by the coding sequence CTGCCCGCCAACATCGAGGTGATCGCGGTCGTCGCCGGCGCCGCCTGCATCGGTGGCCTGGTCCTCGCCGTCGTCGCGCTGATCGGCACCAGCCGGCCACCTGGGCCGCCGTCGCGCGCCGGGCTGCTGGTGCGTCGGCTGTGGCTGGGCTCCGGCGCCAGCCGCCGTGAGCAGCGCCAGCATCAGGCGCTGCTGGTCGCCGCCGGGCTGGTCGGCGCGTTCGCCTTCCTGATCACCGGCCTGCCGGTGGCCGGCGTTCTGGTCGCCGTCGCCGTGCCGGGGGCACCGTGGCTGTTCAACGTCGGCAAGGCGGAGCGGCGGGCGATCGCCCGGATCGAGGCCGTCGGCGAGTGGACCCGCCGACTCAAGGATGTCTCCGGCACCGGCCAGGGCCTGCAGCAGGCGATCATCGGCACGGTCAGCACCGCCCCTGAGCAGATCAACCCGGAGGTACGGGACCTGGCGACCCGGTTGCAGGCCGGCTGGCTGGGCCGGACCGCTCTGCTGGCGTTCGCCGACGAGATCGGCGACCCGGTCTGCGACCAGGTGGTGGCGGCGCTGATCCTGCACCTCACCGACCGGGGTGAGCGGCTCGGTGACGTGCTGGGGTCGATCGCGAACGCGGCCGCCGCCGAGGTCGCCACCCGACGCGAGGTGGAGGCCAAACGCACCCAGCCCCGGTTCGCGGTGCGATTCCTGACCGTGATGACCCTGCTGGTCCTCGGGTACGGGCTGGTCAACCCGGACTACATGGCGCCGTACGGCACGCCGACCGGCCAACTGGTGATGGTCTCGCTGGGCGGCCTGTTCGTCGCGCTGCTCGTCTGGGTGCGGCAGATGAGCATCCCGCCCCGACCGGCCCGGTTCCTCGCCGCCCCGGACCCCGACGAGGTGCTGACATGA